A portion of the Hymenobacter gelipurpurascens genome contains these proteins:
- a CDS encoding sensor histidine kinase, which yields MKFKRLSPIPLLLLAVLCFIGAYVSNLYSRTPEVVLRLAASRLQQQVLEAEETGEQEAQELAQDVAANAISFRSLVGHTTFPTFIFRGEKLLYWSDHIVRPEPEHATQVYTDKLVETRFGKFLALRHVAGPYVVLTYVPLEMHYGISNRYLREGSERALFRDLTVRLVVEISPSQRPRIYSEEGTYLFSIDQLQTDPITGRYLPLGLLLIGFGLYLAGWLRLARRMFAQGRVVAGAALVVLPLVLFRAGMLYLGLPFSFIELRLFDPRVYAASWLSPSLGDLLLNAVVFVVAAYYGLLLFRRYGVLRWTQQTVGTSRVVVGSGTVLAFFVLLELMFGFYSSSFNNSQLVLDITQSIQFSTIKALLCLAIVLHTAGYLVGFYLLSLLFVSVVRPSSRLVGITLLLISTAVILPVGVVIGQKDLTLLGITLLFFLVLRITGLKSAGAVLPYQVYLFIFLMLGLSSGVGALALYEHFDQQLLLNKQTIAGNLLVDNDLQGEYLLAERAVDMARDPGLRTMLSSPFINMDLIRQKVAKYYLRGYFDKYEVAITLFGANDFAVGMPGSLQQMQTHLLRQAIPTDHPNIYLLRGSTSFSSRRYAAFLPIPMGTEGDTSHIVLELSLKKLTANSVVPELLVDQKYFQPGLGSELSYAGYENGRLVYSEGNFDYVNRLPTSLLQEPRLYTTGLSVDGFQHLAVRGIHGQNRVVVVTTATYNFGDWLANFSFLFLLYTFFWVLGLGAYLLVRGQYVELVRTNFSTKIQLFLNLGILVPLLVVSIATASQVTDSYKRDLRRLYLRRAQAVQDNLLKNRVLLADSADRVDLVELAENVSGLTETDLNLYNSQGELLVSSQPLIFESGLLSTLINPQVVAELREGGKPRTLLQERAGTLSFNALYLPLRATATSPGRPGAVLGYVGIPFFDSEKDLDNKLTELISTILNIFTVMFILFLVLAFVASRILTKPLKLITEKLKQTTLTGQNEMLAYESEDEIGLLVREYNHMLLKLEESKKELATQEKEAAWREMARQVAHEIKNPLTPMKLSLQFLQKAIQEQRPNTEELIGKISQTLITQIDVLSDIATSFSNFTNLPAMRPERLDVAAVLRRCVGLHQGGNHQDIVLHLPADAEDGRYVVYADENLLIRTFNNLLINAVQAVPAGRPAHIEASLALQPGSRVRICIKDNGSGIPDAIREKIFVPNFTTKETGSGIGLAVARRGIESAGGTITFETEEGTGTTFCIELPLAG from the coding sequence TTGAAGTTCAAACGTCTTTCGCCCATACCACTACTGCTGCTGGCAGTACTGTGTTTTATTGGAGCCTACGTTAGCAACCTATATAGCCGCACCCCGGAAGTTGTGCTGCGGTTGGCGGCTTCCCGTTTGCAGCAGCAGGTGCTGGAGGCAGAAGAAACGGGCGAGCAGGAAGCGCAGGAATTGGCGCAGGATGTTGCGGCCAATGCCATCAGCTTTCGGTCGCTGGTAGGCCATACTACCTTTCCCACCTTCATCTTTCGGGGCGAAAAGCTGCTGTATTGGTCCGACCATATTGTTCGGCCTGAGCCCGAGCATGCCACTCAAGTATATACCGATAAGCTGGTAGAAACGCGGTTCGGGAAGTTTCTGGCTTTGCGCCATGTGGCGGGTCCTTACGTAGTCCTTACCTACGTGCCTCTCGAGATGCACTATGGTATCAGCAACCGCTACTTGCGCGAAGGCTCAGAGCGGGCACTCTTTCGCGACCTGACGGTGCGTTTAGTGGTAGAAATAAGCCCTTCCCAGCGGCCGCGCATCTATTCTGAAGAAGGTACTTATCTGTTTTCCATTGATCAGCTGCAGACTGATCCTATTACGGGACGTTATCTGCCGCTAGGCCTGTTGCTGATTGGGTTTGGACTGTATCTGGCGGGCTGGCTGCGGCTGGCACGGCGGATGTTTGCGCAGGGGCGGGTGGTGGCTGGTGCCGCTTTGGTGGTGCTACCTCTTGTGCTGTTTCGGGCCGGAATGCTGTACCTAGGCCTGCCGTTCTCATTTATCGAGCTACGCCTTTTCGACCCACGGGTGTACGCGGCATCCTGGTTGTCGCCTTCCCTCGGCGACTTACTCCTGAATGCGGTGGTGTTTGTGGTGGCGGCTTATTACGGCTTGCTGCTATTCCGCCGCTATGGAGTGCTACGCTGGACCCAGCAGACTGTAGGCACTAGCCGGGTAGTAGTGGGCAGCGGTACTGTGCTGGCGTTCTTTGTATTGCTGGAGCTGATGTTTGGGTTTTATTCCAGCAGCTTCAACAACTCCCAGCTTGTGCTGGATATCACGCAAAGCATTCAGTTCAGCACCATTAAGGCATTGCTGTGTCTGGCCATCGTGCTGCACACCGCCGGCTACCTGGTAGGATTCTACTTATTGTCGTTGCTCTTCGTGAGTGTGGTGCGGCCCAGTTCGCGCCTGGTGGGCATCACGCTCCTGCTGATCAGCACTGCCGTAATCCTGCCAGTGGGCGTGGTGATAGGGCAGAAGGATCTTACGCTACTGGGAATAACGCTGCTGTTCTTTCTGGTACTGCGCATCACCGGGCTTAAGTCGGCCGGAGCCGTGCTGCCCTATCAGGTGTATCTGTTCATTTTCCTGATGCTCGGCCTCAGCTCGGGTGTGGGCGCACTGGCTTTGTATGAGCACTTCGATCAGCAATTGTTGCTAAACAAGCAAACCATTGCCGGCAATCTGCTGGTGGATAATGACCTGCAGGGCGAATACCTGTTGGCGGAACGGGCCGTCGATATGGCCCGCGACCCTGGCCTACGGACCATGTTGAGCAGCCCGTTCATCAACATGGACCTGATACGGCAGAAGGTAGCCAAATACTACCTGCGTGGCTATTTTGACAAGTATGAGGTGGCCATTACGCTTTTCGGGGCCAACGATTTTGCGGTAGGGATGCCCGGCAGCCTCCAGCAGATGCAGACGCATCTGCTGCGCCAGGCCATACCCACCGACCATCCGAATATTTATCTGCTGCGCGGTTCTACCTCCTTTTCGAGCCGGCGGTACGCGGCCTTTCTGCCCATACCCATGGGAACGGAAGGAGACACGAGCCACATTGTGCTGGAGCTTTCCCTGAAGAAGCTGACGGCCAACAGTGTAGTGCCTGAGCTGCTCGTAGATCAAAAGTATTTTCAACCTGGCCTAGGGTCTGAGCTGAGCTATGCTGGCTATGAAAACGGCCGTTTGGTGTATAGCGAAGGGAATTTTGATTACGTAAATCGGCTGCCCACTTCGTTGTTGCAGGAACCCAGGTTGTATACTACCGGGCTTTCGGTTGATGGGTTCCAGCACTTGGCCGTGCGCGGCATTCATGGGCAGAACCGGGTGGTCGTGGTCACGACGGCGACCTATAACTTCGGCGACTGGCTGGCGAATTTCTCCTTCCTGTTTCTGCTCTACACATTTTTCTGGGTACTAGGCCTAGGGGCCTATCTGTTGGTTAGGGGGCAGTATGTAGAACTGGTCCGGACCAACTTCAGCACCAAAATTCAGCTGTTCCTGAACCTGGGTATTCTGGTGCCTTTGCTGGTGGTAAGTATTGCTACGGCCAGTCAGGTGACGGACTCCTACAAGCGCGACCTGCGGCGCTTGTACCTGCGGCGGGCTCAGGCCGTGCAGGATAACCTACTGAAAAACCGCGTGCTACTCGCCGATTCTGCGGACCGGGTAGATCTGGTGGAACTGGCGGAAAACGTATCGGGCCTCACCGAAACCGACCTGAACCTTTACAATTCGCAGGGCGAACTGTTGGTGAGCAGCCAGCCGCTCATCTTTGAGTCGGGCTTGCTAAGTACACTCATTAATCCGCAGGTGGTAGCAGAGCTGCGGGAAGGAGGGAAGCCGCGGACGCTGCTGCAGGAACGGGCCGGCACACTGTCTTTCAATGCGTTGTATCTGCCGCTTCGGGCTACAGCCACCTCCCCTGGTAGGCCTGGGGCAGTATTGGGCTACGTAGGTATTCCGTTCTTCGACTCAGAGAAAGACTTGGATAATAAGCTTACGGAGCTGATTTCCACCATCCTGAACATCTTCACGGTGATGTTTATCCTGTTTCTGGTGCTGGCCTTCGTGGCTTCCCGGATCCTGACCAAGCCGCTGAAGCTTATCACCGAAAAACTCAAGCAAACCACGCTCACGGGCCAGAACGAAATGCTGGCCTACGAATCAGAGGACGAGATTGGGCTGCTAGTACGCGAGTATAACCACATGTTGCTCAAGCTGGAAGAGAGCAAGAAAGAGCTGGCCACGCAGGAAAAAGAGGCCGCTTGGCGCGAAATGGCCCGGCAGGTAGCCCACGAAATCAAGAATCCGCTCACGCCTATGAAGCTGAGCCTGCAGTTTTTGCAGAAAGCCATTCAGGAGCAGCGCCCGAATACGGAGGAGCTGATCGGGAAGATTTCGCAGACGCTTATCACCCAGATTGATGTGCTGTCGGATATTGCGACATCGTTCAGCAACTTCACCAACCTGCCCGCCATGCGTCCGGAGCGCCTCGATGTAGCCGCTGTGCTGCGCCGTTGCGTAGGCCTGCATCAGGGAGGTAACCACCAGGATATTGTGCTGCACCTGCCCGCAGATGCGGAGGACGGCCGGTACGTGGTGTATGCCGATGAAAACCTGCTGATAAGGACGTTCAATAACTTGCTCATTAATGCGGTGCAAGCTGTACCCGCTGGCCGGCCCGCGCACATTGAGGCTAGTTTGGCGCTACAGCCTGGTAGCCGGGTGCGCATTTGTATTAAGGATAATGGCAGCGGCATTCCGGATGCCATCAGGGAGAAGATATTCGTGCCCAACTTCACTACCAAGGAAACCGGCTCGGGGATAGGCCTAGCGGTAGCACGCCGGGGCATTGAGAGTGCGGGCGGCACCATAACGTTTGAAACCGAGGAAGGAACGGGCACTACCTTTTGCATAGAGCTTCCGCTGGCCGGCTAG
- a CDS encoding cytochrome c oxidase subunit 3, with product MSTISTTQTIPDSALDKPRTGTWDGGNEPFKASYGKLMMWFFLLSDAFTFAAFLTTYGLIRHRYAAFDEKIHGAFKFSTDYWPVPDQVFNAFPGLHGMNVPLGFVALMTMILIFSSVTMVLAVEAGHRMDKADVQKWLLWTILFGATFLSSQAWEWSHFIGGHEEPTLMADGTKFFGANLAMNQYGPVLFADLFFFITGFHGTHVFSGVCLLVYCFIATTNGTFEKRGHYEMVEKVGLYWHFVDLVWVFVFTFFYLV from the coding sequence ATGTCCACCATTTCCACGACGCAGACGATTCCTGATTCCGCCCTGGATAAGCCGCGCACCGGCACCTGGGACGGAGGAAACGAGCCCTTCAAAGCTAGCTATGGCAAGCTGATGATGTGGTTCTTCCTGCTGTCGGACGCTTTCACGTTCGCTGCCTTCCTGACTACTTATGGCCTGATCCGTCATCGCTACGCTGCGTTTGATGAGAAAATTCACGGTGCCTTTAAGTTCTCTACTGATTACTGGCCTGTTCCAGATCAGGTATTCAACGCCTTCCCTGGCCTGCACGGTATGAACGTGCCCCTGGGCTTCGTGGCCTTGATGACCATGATTCTTATCTTCAGCTCTGTAACCATGGTACTGGCGGTAGAAGCTGGCCATCGGATGGATAAAGCAGATGTGCAGAAGTGGTTGCTGTGGACGATTTTGTTTGGTGCTACCTTCTTGAGCTCACAGGCATGGGAGTGGAGTCACTTCATCGGTGGTCATGAGGAGCCTACGCTTATGGCGGATGGTACAAAGTTCTTTGGGGCAAACCTGGCGATGAACCAGTATGGTCCGGTGCTTTTTGCTGACTTGTTCTTCTTTATCACTGGTTTCCATGGCACGCACGTATTCTCCGGCGTATGTCTGTTGGTGTATTGCTTCATTGCAACTACCAACGGTACTTTCGAGAAGCGCGGTCATTACGAGATGGTGGAAAAAGTAGGCCTATACTGGCACTTTGTAGATCTGGTGTGGGTATTCGTCTTCACCTTCTTCTACCTCGTTTAA
- a CDS encoding SCO family protein, translated as MRPRQTLVLGLILLVPVLAFLFLKSFGTNRYALPNFLPDHVDSTQIEGKWQRDTVFHQIGDFRFQSQAGREVAQAELADKGMYVASFFSTTCPDICPRVNSQLMRVQEKYRREGRVRLASFTTDSHQDSVAILARYAEQYGAIAGKWFFLTGNAASLNKVATEEFQLPRPLRAGSTMTPSSKLFLVDKDRRVRGIYDGTKEKEVNRLITEIEVLLYTYDHE; from the coding sequence ATGAGGCCCAGGCAAACACTTGTGTTGGGCCTTATTCTGCTGGTTCCGGTTCTGGCTTTTCTGTTTCTAAAAAGCTTCGGTACTAACCGTTACGCGCTGCCAAATTTCCTGCCCGATCATGTGGATTCCACACAGATTGAGGGAAAGTGGCAGCGCGATACTGTTTTCCACCAGATCGGTGATTTTCGGTTTCAGTCGCAGGCTGGACGGGAAGTGGCCCAAGCGGAACTGGCAGATAAAGGCATGTATGTAGCTAGCTTTTTCTCGACTACCTGCCCCGACATCTGCCCGCGAGTTAATTCGCAGCTTATGCGGGTGCAGGAGAAGTACCGCCGTGAGGGGCGAGTGCGTCTGGCTTCTTTCACCACTGATTCGCACCAGGATTCAGTAGCTATTTTGGCGCGGTATGCTGAACAATACGGAGCTATTGCCGGCAAATGGTTCTTCCTCACAGGCAATGCAGCATCCTTGAACAAAGTGGCTACGGAGGAGTTTCAATTGCCTAGGCCACTACGAGCAGGAAGTACCATGACTCCTAGCTCAAAATTGTTTTTGGTGGACAAGGATCGGCGGGTGCGGGGCATCTACGATGGCACCAAGGAGAAGGAAGTAAATCGGCTCATCACCGAAATTGAAGTATTGCTTTACACCTATGACCACGAATAG
- a CDS encoding DUF420 domain-containing protein, with product MTTNSTAANPGNFTKYKILAAILGAVIPVAVAILYFFPEVFRIEGAQVKALPKVNAVLNSLTAVFLIIGYYFIRRKDVAKHRAMMGMAFLLGSLFLVSYVAYHSQVASTKFGGEGLIKGIYYFILLTHIVLAAVTVGLVLFTLYFALTEQFQKHRRIARWTYPIWLYVSVTGVIVYFMISPYYT from the coding sequence ATGACCACGAATAGTACTGCCGCCAACCCCGGCAACTTCACTAAGTACAAGATACTGGCAGCCATATTAGGAGCAGTCATTCCGGTGGCCGTAGCTATTCTGTACTTTTTTCCGGAGGTATTCCGGATAGAAGGCGCTCAGGTGAAAGCCTTGCCCAAAGTGAATGCTGTGCTCAACTCCTTGACGGCAGTGTTCCTGATAATTGGCTACTATTTCATTCGGCGCAAAGATGTGGCCAAGCACCGAGCCATGATGGGGATGGCGTTTCTGCTAGGCTCACTGTTTCTGGTATCGTATGTGGCCTACCACTCTCAGGTAGCCAGCACAAAGTTTGGTGGTGAAGGCCTTATCAAAGGCATCTACTACTTCATCCTACTGACTCACATTGTATTGGCCGCCGTTACGGTAGGGCTGGTGCTTTTTACTCTCTATTTTGCTTTAACGGAGCAGTTTCAGAAGCATCGGCGAATTGCCCGCTGGACGTACCCTATCTGGCTGTATGTATCTGTAACAGGCGTAATCGTGTACTTCATGATTTCGCCTTATTATACATAG
- a CDS encoding cytochrome C oxidase subunit IV family protein: MANHASTAPAQIGEIPKPNTGWIWKTFFVLVGITALEFVFVFLMEPSTLRNSIFIILTIFKAFFIVAEFMHLKHETKGLIWTILIPMALLIWLLVALITEGNAIGTAVDNLVS, from the coding sequence ATGGCTAATCACGCATCTACGGCTCCTGCGCAGATCGGAGAGATTCCAAAGCCTAACACAGGCTGGATCTGGAAAACGTTCTTCGTGTTGGTGGGTATCACGGCACTGGAATTCGTGTTCGTATTCCTGATGGAACCCAGCACCCTTCGCAATTCCATTTTCATTATCCTCACGATCTTCAAAGCTTTCTTCATCGTGGCTGAGTTCATGCACCTGAAGCATGAAACCAAAGGCCTGATCTGGACCATACTCATCCCGATGGCACTGCTCATCTGGCTGCTGGTTGCCCTGATTACTGAAGGAAATGCCATCGGCACAGCTGTCGATAACCTAGTTTCTTAA